In one window of Vibrio sp. JC009 DNA:
- the uvrC gene encoding excinuclease ABC subunit UvrC: MTQTFDSVAFLKTVTNQPGVYRMYNAGAEIIYVGKAKDLKKRLSSYFRKTIDSEKTKALVSHIAKIDVTVTHTETEALILEHNYIKQYLPKYNVLLRDDKSYPYIFLSGHKHPRISMHRGAKKKKGEYFGPYPDSGAVRETLHLIQKIFPVRQCEDTVYSNRTRPCLMYQIGRCVAPCVPDIIGDDEYGELVDYVKLFLKGKDTQVVGQLVEKMELASQSLKFEQAAKYRDQIQAIRRVQEQQFVSEDSMDDMDVLGFAQENGIACIHILMIRQGKILGSRSHFPKIPNNTDQQEVFYSFLSQYYLGQNESRTIPSRIILNRGLFDDIEPLQEALSELGGRKVHFHQSPAGTRARYLKLANTNALTAITTKINHKMTINQRFNALQDELGMESIRRMECFDISHTMGESTIASCVVFNNEGPVKQEYRRYNITGITGGDDYAAMGQVLERRYSKQIDVEKIPDIIFIDGGKGQLNRAHEIISQHWLDWPKRPRLIGIAKGVTRKPGLETLITTDGEEFNLPSDAPALHLIQHIRDESHDHAIAGHRAKRGKTRRTSPLEGIEGVGPKRRQALLKYMGGLQELKRASAEDISKVPGISYSLAEKIHQALKQ; this comes from the coding sequence GTGACACAAACATTCGATTCGGTAGCCTTCCTTAAAACGGTTACTAATCAGCCCGGTGTATACAGAATGTATAACGCCGGGGCTGAGATCATTTATGTAGGCAAGGCAAAAGACCTCAAAAAACGACTTTCCAGTTATTTTCGTAAAACCATAGATAGCGAAAAGACTAAAGCGTTAGTCAGTCATATTGCAAAGATCGACGTCACCGTTACTCATACGGAAACAGAAGCGCTGATCCTTGAGCATAATTATATCAAGCAGTACCTGCCTAAGTACAACGTTCTTCTCCGGGACGATAAATCTTACCCTTATATTTTTCTTAGCGGTCATAAGCATCCGCGTATCTCCATGCACAGAGGTGCGAAAAAGAAAAAGGGCGAATACTTTGGCCCATACCCTGACTCGGGCGCTGTCAGAGAAACCCTTCATCTGATCCAGAAAATATTTCCGGTAAGACAGTGTGAGGATACGGTATACAGCAACCGTACTCGCCCGTGCCTGATGTATCAGATTGGCCGCTGTGTTGCTCCCTGTGTGCCGGATATCATAGGTGATGATGAGTACGGGGAACTTGTCGATTATGTGAAATTGTTTCTAAAGGGCAAGGATACTCAGGTAGTAGGGCAACTGGTTGAGAAGATGGAATTGGCCAGTCAGAGCCTGAAGTTCGAGCAGGCAGCTAAGTACAGAGACCAGATCCAGGCCATACGCCGTGTTCAGGAGCAGCAGTTTGTTTCTGAAGACAGCATGGATGATATGGACGTGCTGGGCTTTGCCCAGGAGAATGGCATCGCCTGTATCCATATTCTGATGATACGCCAGGGAAAAATCCTGGGCAGCAGGAGCCATTTCCCGAAAATACCGAACAATACGGATCAGCAGGAAGTGTTTTACAGCTTCCTTAGCCAGTACTATCTGGGACAAAACGAGTCCCGCACTATTCCGTCGCGAATTATTCTGAATCGCGGGTTGTTTGATGATATTGAGCCGCTTCAGGAAGCCTTATCTGAGCTAGGTGGCAGAAAAGTACATTTCCATCAGAGTCCGGCGGGGACCAGGGCAAGATATCTTAAGCTGGCAAATACCAACGCTCTGACGGCAATTACCACCAAAATTAACCACAAGATGACCATCAACCAGCGGTTCAATGCGTTGCAGGATGAACTGGGAATGGAATCTATTCGCCGTATGGAGTGTTTCGATATCAGTCATACCATGGGCGAGAGCACCATCGCGTCTTGTGTTGTGTTCAATAACGAGGGGCCTGTTAAGCAGGAGTATCGTCGTTACAACATAACCGGAATAACCGGCGGCGATGATTACGCTGCGATGGGACAGGTTTTGGAGCGCAGGTACAGTAAGCAGATTGATGTGGAAAAGATTCCGGACATCATTTTTATTGATGGTGGTAAGGGGCAACTAAACCGCGCACATGAAATCATCTCTCAGCACTGGCTGGACTGGCCGAAGCGTCCGCGTCTGATTGGTATTGCCAAAGGCGTTACCAGAAAGCCGGGTCTGGAAACTCTGATAACAACGGATGGCGAAGAGTTTAACCTGCCTTCTGATGCACCTGCTTTGCACCTTATCCAGCATATCCGCGATGAAAGTCATGACCATGCCATTGCCGGTCACAGAGCCAAAAGAGGCAAAACGCGCAGAACGAGCCCGCTTGAGGGTATTGAAGGCGTAGGGCCAAAGCGCAGACAGGCACTTCTTAAATATATGGGCGGATTACAGGAGCTTAAGCGGGCAAGTGCTGAAGATATAAGCAAAGTGCCGGGGATAAGCTATTCATTAGCAGAAAAAATACATCAGGCATTGAAACAATAG
- the uvrY gene encoding UvrY/SirA/GacA family response regulator transcription factor, with product MINVFLVDDHELVRTGIRRIIEDVRGMKVAGEADSGEESVKWCRNNHADVILMDMNMPGIGGLEATKKILRVNPDIKIIVLTVHTENPFPTKVMQAGASGYLSKGAGPDEMVNAIRVVNSGQRYISPEIAQQMALSQFSPASENPFKDLSERELQIMLMITKGQKVTDISEQLNLSPKTVNSYRYRLFSKLGINGDVELTHLAIRHGMLDTESL from the coding sequence TTGATTAATGTTTTCCTTGTAGATGATCACGAGCTGGTTCGCACAGGGATTAGACGTATTATTGAAGACGTCCGTGGAATGAAAGTAGCAGGGGAAGCTGACAGCGGTGAAGAGTCTGTAAAGTGGTGTCGCAATAACCATGCTGACGTCATTCTTATGGATATGAACATGCCAGGTATCGGCGGCTTAGAAGCAACCAAGAAGATTTTGCGTGTCAATCCGGACATCAAGATCATCGTTTTAACTGTTCATACAGAAAACCCGTTTCCAACGAAAGTGATGCAGGCCGGAGCGTCGGGGTACCTTTCTAAAGGAGCAGGTCCTGACGAAATGGTTAATGCCATTCGTGTGGTTAACAGTGGGCAGCGTTATATTTCTCCGGAAATAGCGCAGCAGATGGCGTTGAGTCAGTTTTCTCCCGCATCTGAAAACCCGTTTAAAGATCTGTCTGAACGCGAACTGCAGATAATGCTGATGATCACTAAAGGGCAGAAGGTGACGGATATTTCCGAACAGCTGAATTTAAGCCCTAAAACGGTAAACAGCTACCGTTACCGATTATTTAGCAAATTAGGCATCAATGGCGATGTTGAGTTAACTCACTTAGCAATCCGTCATGGCATGCTGGATACCGAATCACTTTAG